In Pseudemcibacter aquimaris, the sequence CTTCGTATCTTATTATTTTGGCATGCGGATGGCGCGTGCTTCAACTTCAACCAACCAACCTGGTACAACAAGTGAATGAATACCTACGAATGTACGTGATGGAAGGTTTGTGTTACCGCTTGTTGAATTTTCACCGAAATATTCACGGTATGCTTTGTTGAATGCTGCTGAATCAACTTTGCCGTCTTCACCCGGTACACCATAAATACGAAGCATAACAACATCGCTTAGTGACCAACCAGCGTCTTCAAGCTGAGTTTTGAAAGATTCGAAAATTGCTTTACCTTGTTCATACATATCGCCCGGCTTACATTCGTCGCCTTTTGCTTGGCGCTCTTCGCGTGTCATGCAACCTTCGCCCCACGCGTGGTTACCTTTACCACTCATGTAATATGTTTCTGCACCAGCAGGGATTGCGATACCTGGATCTAGGAAACCTTTACTTGTTCTTTCGATTTCTTGTGCATTTGCAGAAAAAGCAGTTAGACCACCGATAACCAGTGCCGCTGCGATTTTAGTTAGTTTAGACATTGTTTTCTCCCTAGGAATTTATTTTTCAGCATCTTCATGCAAGGACGGAAGATAGCTTA encodes:
- a CDS encoding Rid family hydrolase, yielding MSKLTKIAAALVIGGLTAFSANAQEIERTSKGFLDPGIAIPAGAETYYMSGKGNHAWGEGCMTREERQAKGDECKPGDMYEQGKAIFESFKTQLEDAGWSLSDVVMLRIYGVPGEDGKVDSAAFNKAYREYFGENSTSGNTNLPSRTFVGIHSLVVPGWLVEVEARAIRMPK